The genomic stretch CACCCATCCCAATAACTCCTGAAAACATGCCTTCATTCGCCCGATCTACAATGGCAGCACGCACCAGGGCCGTCACTAGTCCACGTGGACAATCAGCTATCGCTCCTCAAGGTCCGGCACGCAGGACTCACACAGTGGCTGCCACCACTGGGAGTCCTCAGCGCACTAGTCGCCCCAGCAAAGGAATCGACGCAATCATGTCGCCTGTGCCGAAGCAAACTAACCTACCGCCTTCTGCGGGGCTGACTGAACTGGATACCATCACTTCTCAGACGAAAGCTCCTCAGATTGAGAGAAGTGCCTCCAGCTCGCTGTCTAAGACCCTGGATGAGATCCACTCTTGTGTGGAACAGCTCTGCAACAGAGCGCGGGATGAGAGCACTCCGAGTAAGCGGGAAAGAAACCTCCGCGTAAGTATTTACATTCATGATTTCTGCTTCTCTGAAACTGATAGATGATTGGTTTTAGATGGCGTTGTCGTTGCAGCAGCAAGTCAGTGATTACAACAGCATCGACAGGGAAGTCACGGAGGCTGAAGCATTGGTGTCCAAGAAACGCACGGAAAAATGCCTCGCTGAAAACATCCTGTTTGAATCATATGCTCAGATTCGAGCTCAAATGGATGAAGATTAGATAACAATCAGCCTATCCGATACTTAGTTCTCAATGGTTAAGACGAACGTTAAGTTGAGCATGTCTACCTTCCATCACTGAGATGACTGGTTTGGAAGGTGTATGGAGAGATTTAGAGAATAGGGGTTTCTTTGAATGTCACGTTGGcatatttttttctttcctttcatgaCCAGCGCGGACAGCTCCTTCCACAATTCTCTTAAGCATATGACTACCAGGGGTCAGCTTCGATGTTGAAAGAGGTAGGAGTAAGTCTGATGTTTGAAAcgggttgttttctttcctttctgtcaTCTTGTTTGCCCTTGTTCTCAAGgaagtggagaaaagaaaagagaatgaaaaaaaaaagaaaggatagtAGAAACTGACcaagaaaaggcaatcaTTAGATAACCTTTAAAAAAATGATGTCTGCATGAGTGACAATTCATGGGCCTATGTGTTTTTGAGTTGCATTCCATTAAGCCATCCATAGTAATGGTTGAGCAACAAAGGACTATGTAAAATGAAGTTGAGAGCTTGCGATAAAGCAAATCACGATATGTATACTGTAGCTGTGATTTCAGAAGCTTCAAATATCTATTAAAGTAACAGTTGCATGTAACGGGCGCGAGCACATCAATGTGCTTGTGCTCGCGCCCTTGGCGGGGGAGAGaggtggaagaaggaaggaaagaaggaagaggacagAAGCCTGAGGCCGGCTATTTATACGGTGAgaacttcttccttcctgaTATGTTGTGTTTGTCTGGTTGCCTTGTTTTTCACACGTCACCCCAGTCACAGTTCTTGTCACCAGACCTGCTCTTTGTTTCAGATCTCATTTCAACAATCAAGGCCAGGATTGCTTCCACAAGAGCCGTTTTGTCCCTTTTCACAGTTCAAGGTAGACTATTCTCGTTCAGTATAATGCCTTAATTTATGGAATACTGAAGATATGTGACAGCCGCGCCCTTACTTAGGATCTATACCACCCGCCACTTGAATTCAGCGGGGTATTTCAGCTCGCGCCATGACAAGAGGTGGACGGTATGGAAGACGCCAAACCGGCCATGTAAGTCCCACATCATACTAAGCCTCACGAATATATATACGGGCTAACCGTATATCTTGTAGCATTGTCAGAGTGTGGCATACTCAATGcaacctcttctccccagTTACGGGACCTCATATCCGGTATACCTGAGACCTATTGCTTCGGTGCCACCGGGTTTGGTGTCTTCTCCACATGGATTTGTACCCCTGGCGCATGATGGGTTTCCTCCCAGCTCGTTCTTGCGTCAGCAACCGTGCGGCTCTCCTCCTGTCTGGAGTCCTGGACCGATCCCTGATTTTCACAACCAATATGAAGACCctgggatgaggaggaaTGGAAACCAAGCCCCCAATACCTTTCCTCCGAGACAGTCTCCTCTACCTTCTCAACCAATCCAGGGCTACTCAAGCCAGCATGATCGATTTGTCCAGCCCATTCCACAAATCCTGCCTGGTCAGCCATTCCCACCATCCCAACCCGTTCAACCGATGCCGCAATTTCAGCCTTTTCAGCCTATACTATCAAACCATCCCACTCGATCAGGTCAAAATAGCCAACCGCTCCAGCCCCCTTCACATCTCCGACCTGCTCCACCCGTTCCACTTTATCCATATCAATCTGTTGCTGCACCTTCTGTGCCCTGCGTCGCTCCGGTATCTTACTACCCAGCATATCCGGTAAGTAAGGTTTCTCGCTTGTTTATACAGTACTCACACTGATATGACATATGTTAGGCATACCCGTACCAACAATCCCCATACCAGCAATACCAATACCCTGCGTATGGTACAGGGGGAGGTCATACACCGGAAACAGTAATCAATCACACGGGAGCTCAATTCAGGGATCCTCAACTTCGCGGTGACGCCCCTGAGTTTTTTCCAATCCATCAGAAGGCGAGAAGGTCCGCGGGAGACGAGCTATTGATTGTCAGTAGCCGGTGAAGCCGTATATGGAGTGCTAAATTGTGCTTTGTGGTTGTGCTGTCACCCGTTTGAGTTTCacatctcttcatcttccgctGACTTGTCAGATATTCTGGGGGGTTGGTATGGACGGCTTTAGTTGGGGAGGTGGAAATGTTGGCATTTGGATTGTGTGTGAAGCTGTAGACAGGGAGATGTTATATCAAGCGCAGCATACAATGGGATTGTTCCAGCCTTAATCTACTTTCGTCAAGTTGTCAATTAGGGTTAATTCCGGGGAGGAATGCGGGCGTGGATGACCAATCAGAACAGGGGCCCTAAAAATGAGGACGGATATCCAGGAGTTAAACTGCCTCGGGAAAAGATGTCCGCAACGCCTGCCCGAACAGGTTTAGAGAAGGGGAATTGTTGGGGTCGTGTGGGGGATCCTCTTcctgtctctccttctcctcctcctcctcttcctcccccccATCATCAACTTCACACAAAACAGAGATAATCTACTGAACTTGGACAATGGGCATGACCTGTCATACTGTCAACTCAAGAAGATCCCTGCACTATTAACCTTGTCATACTGGAACCACTAAACCGATCGGAGATCATCCTGTTTGTTCGTTCTAAATTGCTGTAAGACAGACACACTAATGTACTCTCGGCATCTCGCATGGGTTACCGATTCGAGCCGAACATCCACACCCCTTACTTTAAGACCATACCATATCATCCACACAACTGTGTAACTTGCCCCGTGGGCCTCGTGGCACCAGCCCCGCCTTGTCCAACATGGTCTTTTGCGGGAAACCGAGCAAAGGCTGCGGTGAATGCCGATCGCGAAAGATCCGTTGCGACCAGGCCCGGCCAACATGCTCCCAGTGTATCAAGGGAAACCGCGTGTGTCCCGGATATAGAGATGAATTGTCGTTAATGTTCCGTGATGAAAGCCAACAGGTCGTCCGGAAGGCCAAAGCCGGTAACGCCGGACGACGGGCTAGAAAGGCCCCTAAATCCACGCGCATGCTTTCCCCAAGCGGGAGTAGCCCTCAAGGGACCACCACGTCTTCGTCCCTGGCAAGTGACATATCGGATTTCAACGATCTTTCCGATTTGTATCCATCGCCACCGGCGGCACAGCAAGTCACCGGCCCCATATCCCCGAAAATTGCACCTCCTCCATCATACCAATTCACCGAAGATGAAGCCGTGTGCTTTTTCCTTCGCTTTAACGCGTGGCCCGGGGCCTGTTGGATAATGGAATTCTCACCGGATTTCTTCGTGATTCCAGAGGTGACTCTCAGCCAGCAGGCAATGAAGGCGAGCCTTGTTGCGGTCGGGACTGCCATGCTTTCGCGTATCCGACAAGATGGACCTCTGAAGATTGCTGCGGAGAAAGAATATGGCAATGCTTTGAATCTGATGTATACCGCtgtgatggatgaagaggaggccaAGTCCAATCCAACCCTCGGTGCGGTTCTGTTACTGGCTATCTTTGAGGTAAATCACActcgtcttcttcccctcactCACTAGATTGGTCATCATACTGATAAGCAAAATGCAGGTCGTCACGAGTAGAGCCCCGGGAAATATTGAGAAATGGACGAATCATATCTATGGTGCTGCGGCATTACTCGAAGTGCGAGGGCCAGAGCAACTACAAGACGAAGATGGACTGAAGTTGTTTGTTCAGCTAAGATTTCAAATCGTATGTTAAAAATATGAACCCCTCTTCCccactctcttccttgtccCTAGATGCTAATGACACGAGTCAGATCATCTGCTGCCTTCAAAGAGCGATGCGAGTCCCCGATTCGCTGATTGACTGTTCAAAGGTTGCCATGTTTCTGCGAACCAGGGCTGATGTCTATGGCGACCGTTTGATTGGCATAGCGGGCAGACTGTCCAATTTACGAGCAGATATTAACATGGGGCTATTAGTTGACCCGCATGAGATCCTATCTGCCGCTTACGGCATTGAGGCGGAGCTAATGGGATGGATTGCAGCCTTACACCCAGAGTTCTTGTACACCAATGTTGAAGGCCCAACATTGTCGGACATTTCGTCCAACATGTGGGGTCAGGGACCTCATCCATACAATAACAAATATCACATATACAACGATCTGTGGACATGCCATACTTTTAACCAGTATCGCTGTGCCCGAATAATTGTGAGCGAAATCATCCTAACTTGCCTACGCCAACTCTCCCTCAACGTGCCGGCAGCTGCAATTTCCAATGATCTCCTAGAGCATTGTACTAGGCTGCGCAATACAACACGCCAGCTCGCCAACGACATTTGCGCCAGCGTCCCATATCATTTCAGCGTGGGGAACATCCCGACGGGTCCCTTCGATAGTCTCCCCGTGAATCAAAGCTACGTTGCTGgcttgcttcttctttggccaTTAGTTCTCGCAGGAGCGACAGAGTCGTTGAATCATCCTTTGCGCAAATGGGTGATTTCCTGCTTTCGGCTCATAGGGCATAGCATGGGCGTAGATCAAGCCCTGGCCCTGGTTGAGGTCCTAGAGTGTGAATCGGGAATTTTCGACGGTGTAggggatggcgatgatggcATTTATTTCCGTGAAACTGTTTCGTTAGCGACGAATCGAGTCCTGGTAGGAACGTGGGCTTCCTGATCACCTTCCCGCTGTTGATAGCTTTGGACAAGGTCCCGAATGCTGGCCTACGCATATATATTTCATCTTCTGTTTGTATTCGATTTATCTTAACGACAATACCCCATGTTTATTCACCCATGCCGTGGCTTTCACTTCAATGTTTTTGTTTACTCCCGGGTTGACTGATTGCATTAGATGCAATCCTTGGGGAACGGCCAACCATAGGGTATATTTTTACCAGCTCCCCAAACATGCATGTACATGAGTTCTGAGAAAGTATTGTGTGCAAGTAACGCGAACGACTTGAGTTCGTCAATGATGTATGTCTCATGATTTATAAATGCTTGATAGTTAGGTTGTCACTCGTGCCATTGGTCTCTCATTCGAAATGCAGTCAAGTTAGCGTCGCAACATCGTAGAGAATTTAATACATGGCGTCCTCCCGTGTCTTTTTTAACAAGACCCAAATACCAGAAACACAGTTAACCCACAACGAAAGTACCTTGACAAGGCTAGAAGTTACTTCACATAAGCCATGGCTAGCTTGACTTTTAATGCCAAAAGGAATCATAGGATGACCTTTGAAAATAATCACCCTCCAAGCCTCATCACAAACCAAGATTTTACGCAAAATCCCCATAAATTACTCCAGTAGGTTATGCCCACATTGCTTTGAATTTGTCATTAAACTCAGCCTGGAGCATTCTGAAGGCTTCTAGGACTAGAGAGACGCCCTGTCCGTCTAGGACTATACTCCCAAAAGAGTCGTGGTCAATCACATTCGTGCTTTGTGCGTGAATGCTagtatttttcttccttgtctttctcttcagaTTACCGGGAGTCTCTTGGGCAAGGTCTGTGGtggtttcttccttctcctctggGTTCGGCTCATCGTCACTCACTTCGTCTTCCCAGCTCTCGGCCACTTTAGgctttttgactttgaccGGCATGGACGGAGAAGGTTGTTTTGGAAGTCCTTTTGTCTTATTTTTGCTTGACTTGAGAGGTTTATTTTCGGGCTCggagactttttcttttgcgaAGCTTATATCTAGTTCTTCTTCATGGGCGTCGCCGCTACCCATTATATCTAATAGATCCGGGTCAGTGTTAGGGGATAGTTTGAGGAAGTTCTCAAGACTAGTAACGATGGTAGCCAAAACGAGAGAAAAGTCGTTTAGAACAAACCAAATGTCACCCTTGCGGACCCTGTTGTCCTTCTCGAGGGCATGCACGTTGCCATGCTTGAAGAAGTCGAGTAAGTACGCGTTCAAGGGGAGTTTTCCTTCCTTAGGGTATAGTCCAACGTAAGGAACAACGGCTTGCTCGAGCCATACGCCACTTCGGACATTTTTGCAAAGCTCGGGGATACTGTTCCATCTATCGCGGTGACCGGATAGGGCGACGAAGGCGGAAGTAACTTGTGTGGGAGGGAGGAATGGCATTGATGGGTTGATATCCTTGGCGGACGTATCGCCTCCGCATTTGCAGTTGGTTAAAGGTAGAAAGCAGTCTGCGTCTTTGATGTGCTGGTTGATATATGTTGTGACGTAGGCTGAGTAAATATTTAATGTCTTCTCGTTGTGAGAATGCAGGATTTGCGCTGCCTTCTTGGGCATCGGCGGGAGGACTACCACTGATGTTGAGCTTTTGGTTGCTTTTTGTTGTGATTCTAAGATAGCCGGTCTAAGGTTTTGGCGACCGAACAGGTGTGACATGACCAGCATTAATGCCAGAAGCACTTGCTTAGGTTTATGGCGGATGTCTCTGCAAAGGTCATGGAAGTACCCTCCGCTGAGCAGTGCGTGGAAGGCGAAGCTGGAATTTCCAGTATAATAGAGGTGGGCTATTGTGTTGGAGAAATTCAGTGGTGCTCCGCCTTGGTCCAAAAGGTAGTTTCCCCGAAGGTATTCAATTGAGAAacggagatggtgaagaacTGTATGTTTCGACTCTGGCCCGCCAAGGTAGATACGTGGGCATGAAAGGATTGAGTTGATCGCTTTCACAGCGTATGGGCTTTGCTTAGATTCATGAAGTAGGATGAACAAGCGTAGGACCAAGCTGGTCGTGATTGGAAAATGTCCGTTGAGATTTGGAAGCTTCGAACTGAGCAAACGACAGACCTTTGCATAGGTGACTCCTTGGAAGACGACGTTTCCCAGGAAGTCGAACCCACGACGACCAGCTCGACCAGCTGCTTGACGATAGCCAAGAGCTGTCAGGAAAACCGAATCACCCGAAAAAACAACTGTCTTACAAGGCATATTGATACCGAGGGCCAACGTTCCTGTTGCAATAACCACGCGTAGATAGCCCCTTCGGAAGAGGATCTCACACACATGGCGGTACTTGCGGTTCAAACCCGCGTGGTGAACGCCAATACCTCGTCTTAAAGCTTCGATAAGCCATTCTGGTATGAGCCGCTGCCTCAGTTCTGTTGCATACTCTTCAAATTCCGACGGCAAAAGTTTTTTCATATCCGCCAGGTGAAACCCGGAAATTGGGGCTTCAGGGTCAAAGGAGCTATATTTGCTTGGCTCTACAGAAGCCGTTTCACGCATTTGCTCGTCCTTCGATACCTTAGAATTCCTCccagtttcttttcttttctgcgtTCTAGAACGTgtctcttctgttttccattcctcccaGCCAAGGATATCGTTTGCCCAGGCTGAACTGGAAGCTTTCCACCggctctcctcttcttttaaTTGGCtgagaagatgatggcagATTCGCTCGCAATGACTTCGATCATAGTTAAAGAAAAGGGCAGGAAGTGCACCTTGGTCATGGAGCGAACAAATTAGTGGCAGAGTGGTATCGAGAatgctgtttctcttgaGTTCGCGTTTATTGTCCGATTGGCTAATTATACCTGACGACACCTGAAATGATTCTTGGCCTTTGATCTGAAGCTCGTATGACAGCTCATTCAAGACTGCGTCAAATGGTGACTTATCATCATTCATCCAACACTTGAGGAGAGCTTTCAGCTTAGCCTCCCACTGGATGATATTTGCTTTGCAAATAAAGGCTGGAAGAGCAAGCGAAGGGTTCAACGATTCGTCAACTGGAAATTGTGCTGTCTTATACTTCTCCATTGCATTCCAAAGCGTCCAACAGTCACGTGGTTCCAGGGTCAAATCATTAGGGATGCCTCTAGATCGGTCAATCAAGCTCGCGACAGGGTGCATAAAAGACATGTTCGGACTATTATCAAGCCCAAGTGGAGCTAGTAGGCTTGAGGTTGAGAACCCATTAAACACAAAGCTAGCTGGGGGATGATATGTGTACTTCCTCAAGTCTGAGTAGCGAGTGCTGTGTTCGATCATCTTCAGATCGTTACCATTTGCCCTCTGAGTTAACTTCAACCATTTGTTAAACTCCTGTGGGTTGCCGACAGTCGCGGAGAGCGCGATGATTGGGCATGgggcaaggagaagcagTTGTTCCCAGATAACGCCATCATCTGCTTGACCAATGCAGTGAATCTCGTCGAATATTATACGCTTGACTCGAGATGACCACGGGTCTGCATTTGCCGGCGCAAGGAGCATGATCTGAAGAATATGAGGCACTGTGATCAAGACTTGGCACCCAGTCGGATTATTGATGCGGTAATCACGCGTATGAATCGCCAATACGGACTTCCCAGTCTCTTTGAAGTTTTTAGAGAACCTTGCCTGGACTTCGGCGGCAATTTGATTGACAAGAGCCTTCGTAGGGGCGACATAGACAATGACTCCTTCATTATCGTCCTCCAAGATTTGCTTGATTGCATAGAAACTGGCAATTTAGGTTAGCAATATCTCCATAAGACTCGACAATGACATAGACAAGATAGATGATAATGGGATAACTTACGAAATAAATGTTTTTCCTGCGCTTGTCGGGGCCACCACGAAGAGACTCTTTCTTGCATCGATTTGGTCCAAGATCTCCCGTTGCCATTTATCGGGCTCAAAGTCATAAACACGAGGATCTGGTGCGGAGCCCATACTCCGATCAAGGTATGGCCCAGCTTGAGTTAATTGAAATTCGAGTGTAGATAAACCGATGTTGACATCAACTTTAGTGGAGGTAATTGCTGCAAACTGAAAGGAAAGTGGTCGTTTGCTTCGAGCTGAGATCTCCACAGCCGGAAGGCCAAGTTTGCTTATAGTGCCCTGTAAGCACTTGGCTATGTCCTCAGTTACATCATGTTTTTTCCTCGCAATTTCACAGGTCGTGGCCCAAATAAGTGCTGCAACTGACATGGAGCGATCTcttttgttgctgctgcacTTATCTATCCATAAAACAACTAATGTGCTGAGCCCATAAGTCAAAACCTCTGATTCTATGGCACTTCTTTTATCATTCGAGAGAGCTTGCAGGTACTGTTTGAGTTTCACATAACGTGCAGCATAGTTGTGCTCCTGGTCGAGCTCCAGAATCTTGACTCGCCATGATTTCCAGTGTCTGCTAATCGCCTCATCTCGTTTTATCAACTGCTGAGCTGCTGCTTGATCCCTAACTGATGAAGGCCTAATTTTAGAACGAGAGCTTTTTTGCGTAGAACGATTCTTTGTTAACTGTAAGCCCTCAAGCCCATCATTCATGCCAGATCTCGACGTCTGTATTTGCCtgtgttggttgttgttttcgGATTGAACAAATACTGTCTCTGGCTTCAAGATGCCCCCTGTGGAATTCGTAAGACTGGCAGCATATTGTCTCATTTCGGCCATGAAGAACTGATTACGTCGAAGCTGCCATCCTGTTAATTTATGGATAGTCTTTGTGTCTAGCGTCTTTCTGTGATTATGCCAGTGACTAAGTTCCTCCGATATTCTTGATATCGCGACGTCAACCAAGTTGCCAGCAGAGTGGTCGATGGCAAGAGACACAGGGCTCAGATGCGGATCTAATACGGGATTGCTGAACGGTAACACCGCAATTGGAATATTACTCTGTTCATTGCTCTTGCAATCCTTCAATCTTGCTGTTTTGCCCGCAGGGCGCTCTGATCCAGTACAGCATTTACTGGCTCGGGTTGTTATGTTAAAGCCGAGACGCTGCTCAAATCCTAGATCCACTTCACAGAGGTCTTTAACGAGCGACTCGAAGACTTCAAGTTGCGATAACACCGTTGGAGAAAAGCTATGTCGGTAGCTTGGCTGCAGAAGTGCTCTCAGAGTCTGTTGGAATAGTCTTCCGTCTATCATGTCCCCTATGTCACAGTGTATATTTGCGGCGAATCCTTGCCACCAAGTTGAGGTGAGCATGCCAAGCACTACATTACTGTA from Aspergillus oryzae RIB40 DNA, chromosome 1 encodes the following:
- a CDS encoding Zn(II)2Cys6 transcription factor domain-containing protein (predicted protein) encodes the protein MVFCGKPSKGCGECRSRKIRCDQARPTCSQCIKGNRVCPGYRDELSLMFRDESQQVVRKAKAGNAGRRARKAPKSTRMLSPSGSSPQGTTTSSSLASDISDFNDLSDLYPSPPAAQQVTGPISPKIAPPPSYQFTEDEAVCFFLRFNAWPGACWIMEFSPDFFVIPEVTLSQQAMKASLVAVGTAMLSRIRQDGPLKIAAEKEYGNALNLMYTAVMDEEEAKSNPTLGAVLLLAIFEVNHTRLLPLTH
- a CDS encoding putative DEAD/DEAH box helicase (predicted helicase, DEAD-box superfamily) encodes the protein MIDTQKLHKWYNGLYSRTLDLVGDYAGDELFILEGDSLLLHCFSDDQIDFTNGFQLLHATYLVEKFLAQLHQRKYPYFLMCHDGASSGAHAGRRPGLTLENLELSSSDDDSNPSDVEEPGSEIATRETGVMFRSMIHHFICRGYNISLINSLECRDTKTLRALLQPSYRHSFSPTVLSQLEVFESLVKDLCEVDLGFEQRLGFNITTRASKCCTGSERPAGKTARLKDCKSNEQSNIPIAVLPFSNPVLDPHLSPVSLAIDHSAGNLVDVAISRISEELSHWHNHRKTLDTKTIHKLTGWQLRRNQFFMAEMRQYAASLTNSTGGILKPETVFVQSENNNQHRQIQTSRSGMNDGLEGLQLTKNRSTQKSSRSKIRPSSVRDQAAAQQLIKRDEAISRHWKSWRVKILELDQEHNYAARYVKLKQYLQALSNDKRSAIESEVLTYGLSTLVVLWIDKCSSNKRDRSMSVAALIWATTCEIARKKHDVTEDIAKCLQGTISKLGLPAVEISARSKRPLSFQFAAITSTKVDVNIGLSTLEFQLTQAGPYLDRSMGSAPDPRVYDFEPDKWQREILDQIDARKSLFVVAPTSAGKTFISFYAIKQILEDDNEGVIVYVAPTKALVNQIAAEVQARFSKNFKETGKGIPNDLTLEPRDCWTLWNAMEKYKTAQFPVDESLNPSLALPAFICKANIIQWEAKLKALLKCWMNDDKSPFDAVLNELSYELQIKGQESFQVSSGIISQSDNKRELKRNSILDTTLPLICSLHDQGALPALFFNYDRSHCERICHHLLSQLKEEESRWKASSSAWANDILGWEEWKTEETRSRTQKRKETGRNSKVSKDEQMRETASVEPSKYSSFDPEAPISGFHLADMKKLLPSEFEEYATELRQRLIPEWLIEALRRGIGVHHAGLNRKYRHVCEILFRRGYLRVVIATGTLALGINMPCKTVVFSGDSVFLTALGYRQAAGRAGRRGFDFLGNVVFQGVTYAKVCRLLSSKLPNLNGHFPITTSLVLRLFILLHESKQSPYAVKAINSILSCPRIYLGGPESKHTVLHHLRFSIEYLRGNYLLDQGGAPLNFSNTIAHLYYTGNSSFAFHALLSGGYFHDLCRDIRHKPKQVLLALMLVMSHLFGRQNLRPAILESQQKATKSSTSVVVLPPMPKKAAQILHSHNEKTLNIYSAYVTTYINQHIKDADCFLPLTNCKCGGDTSAKDINPSMPFLPPTQVTSAFVALSGHRDRWNSIPELCKNVRSGVWLEQAVVPYVGLYPKEGKLPLNAYLLDFFKHGNVHALEKDNRVRKGDIWFVLNDFSLVLATIVTSLENFLKLSPNTDPDLLDIMGSGDAHEEELDISFAKEKVSEPENKPLKSSKNKTKGLPKQPSPSMPVKVKKPKVAESWEDEVSDDEPNPEEKEETTTDLAQETPGNLKRKTRKKNTSIHAQSTNVIDHDSFGSIVLDGQGVSLVLEAFRMLQAEFNDKFKAMWA